In the Arachis hypogaea cultivar Tifrunner chromosome 20, arahy.Tifrunner.gnm2.J5K5, whole genome shotgun sequence genome, AGATTCTACTAATGAAAGTGTAACTGTTGAATTGCTTTGTTAGGTGCACAAATCTAATCGTCTTCTAATGATGCatcatattaaaatttgatttgtcaCTAGGAGACTACAATCTTGAAATATGAACAGATATTGGTTTTGAGAATGGCAATATCAATACACCAAAAAGTGGGAAGGTGAATGAGGCACATTTTAAATCTGGTTTGAGAACTCTACAATGAAAGTTGGATGGAAGTTTTGTTGCAATGGTGTTTAGTAAAAAGTTGAGCACAGTTATACCCAACAAGATGAGCATGAGGCCATGAGTTgatgatcatatatatatattggtgcttttttcttaggattttctttggTGTATATAGGAAATTAGGCTTAATGAATTAAGGTTTTGAAGGAATGTTGTGTTATGGTGCGGTCAAGAAAAATTCGAACTGTACAGGCATGGATTTATTGAAGAAGGATTAAGTTTTTGAAATATTGTTATTTGTCTAAAGCAATTTCTTAGGCCAAGTTTGATTTTaacaatttgaataaaactttttatttttttattttaatatttttattgtgatCTTTTTCATTCATTCTACTTTGTAATTTAGATTGTGATTGTTTCTTCTAAACCAGTTTTTGGTCATCAAGATAACCCTGTTCATTTAACAAGATGCCCTAGAGTTGTGGTTATTTCTTATACCATGCTCAATCGTCTAAAGAAGAACATGATTGAACGTGAGTGGGCTCTCCTGATTGTTGATGAATCTCATCATGTGCGATGCACGAAGAAAGCCAAAGAGTCAGGAGAGGTTTGCTGTATTTCCATCGCTTTTTcttgtttgtaaaatttggaattcATAAAATCAATGTTAGTTTATGATAGATATAAATTCCTTTGTTATTAACTGCAATTGTTACTTATCTTGTATGCTACATTTAGAGagataaaaaaaagggggggggggtggGAGGGGGCTTATTTTTGTGCATGTTTGACTGGCATCTTGTGTTCATTCATATAAAGCATTTGTTTCCCTTTGCCTTTGTGTGCATATATCATTAGCTTTTCCTTTAACTTGGCAATTGGCATCTCTTCTGCTGTTGTGGTACCAGAAAGAAGCTTCTAGCAAATGATTATTATACAATTTTACATTAGTTGTTCAAGATAAAAACTTCCAGGAAATCATGATTTTGTCTTTATGATTACCTGCATTGTTATCTCTTTTTGTGTTCTTCAGCTGAAACCTAAAGAAGTGGCATTTAtattatctgatttttcttttgttctaaCAGACACAAGCTGTTCTTGATGTGGCAACGAAAGTCAAGCATATAGTTCTGCTATCAGGAACGCCCTCATTGTCAAGGTTGTAGCATAGTTCACAGCAACCCACTGCTGCATAAGCTTTGATGCTGATgaaaacaaatatattttttttttctatttggtTGGGGCTTCATATTTTTTGACTTTCTATTCTTCCTTTCAATTTGGTTCCActttttctttttagttattttacttAATGTGATCTTGTACCTTATGTGCATATCTTCCTAGGTGCTAATAGACCATTTGACATTTTTCATCAGATAAATATGTTATGGTAAGTATATTCACATTGAACATTTGTAACTTTTAAAATATCTTTCTTGTAGTTCTGTTGACTAATTTTCtaaacaatgcatatattttacaGGCCTGGTTTGTTGGGGACAAATAAACGTGAGTTTGCAAAAACCTATTGTGACATGAAATTTTTCATGGGCATCCAAGGAAAAGTGTTTGCGGTATTCCTTCTAGAAGAGCTCTTATTATCTActttgtgtttgtgtgtgtgtgtgtgtttatgtcTAATTTATGCATGTATatatttggttaattttaataatataaatataatgaaTAAACAATAAGGTTTGACTGTGGTTTGCTAGTGGAAATGTTGtaaatttttaatgttttgtCTCTTCTagatcattatttttttttttaaatatttttaaaagatcaaAGGTGCTTACAAGAGCTttcaattaacttttttttatctttttgatgGGAATTTCAGTCGTGGACCCATTTTCGATAACAAGGTTttcatcattttattttttagttaattatttgTGATGAGGAAAAAAGCGATAAAATCTATTTCGATGGATCAACCTGTTTTGGGTATTTATTTGTTGGGATTCTGCTGCAGGATTATTCAAAGGGCATTCGGTTGGTGGAGTTGAACGTGTTACTTAAGCAAACTGTTATGGTGTGATCTCAATCCTCAAATTTTCTCATGATGACTttgtgtttatttttcttttcctttggacTATTCCCCTTAATTACTTTTGTAGAGGTATTCTTTTGCTTGGTTTCTGGTTTGTAAACGTCAGCCTGGCATATTTATGTAATTAGAGCAAGTATACTCCTCCCTTTTTTATCCAAATCTGATTCTTTGATGACTGTAATTGCCCTCAATTTATTTGGATAGCCTATCCAATGAGAGAAGGCTTGATGCAGTTTTTATGAGACAAGGCttgatatttttgaataattGTGTCTTTGGTTCACATTCTCAACATATGGATTCCATACCAACTACTTATTTTGCAGTCAATGTTGTGGCATTTGTTTAAGGATAGTTTGGGTGTAGTGATTTTGATTATATTATACATATGGTTGGCTTTTACACTTTATGCACTTAAAACCAATGTTTACTTTGTCATGTCTCCCCCATTGGATTTAACACCACTTTATGATATTGGTCCTATATTGTATAGAATACTATCTTATTTTCCTTTTCATGTATTGTGTAGATAAGGCGTTTGAAGGAACATGTGATGCTACAGTTACCTCCAAAGCGGCGGCAAATTATAAGACTGTTGTTGAAGAAATCAGATATTGTTGCTGCAAAAACTGCAGTTGGGGCATTGACAATTGATGACCCTGAACGTGCAAGTGAAGACATGCCTCTAGGAAACTCAGATGAAGTTGATGGTATTGTTTAGGAACCTTTGCCTCTACTGTGTGAAACGATGGATTTGTATGTCAACTAATGTTTAATCACATAATAACTCTCAGTTCATCATTGTTTTATTCATTGTTGATTTGGATGAGATTGCATAAAAAAATTCTGTATAGTGTTGTAGACCAATTACTGTAGAACAAGGAATCATTCATGTGGTTGTTTATCATTTTATAACTGAAATGTAGCCTTAAGCGTAGGTCATTTAGACTTCATGGTTTTTTTATGGTACCAAAGTGACAAATAGTATAAAGATCACAAAAAAGCCAAATAGGAACCCTCAAGTGTCATATAACTAATACAATGTTGGCCTCTTTGATAAGATTACATTACCAACCTACCTTTTATCTGTGAGATTTAGGAATTTTAGAATACCAGAAGTTACCTAATAATGTACAATATTGTATTTAGGAATATGATAAAGTATCTTAACTGATATCTTAGGGTTGActttcatatttttctttaatttcacattttgtatttaaaattatgaTTATGAGTTTAGTACCATTATAAATTGGGATCAGTGCTCTGTTTTTTGTATCACTAGACATATCATATTGGATCATATCATATATATAGCTGATATTCAAATCTCTATTCTCCCTTACTCCTTGCTAAAACCGACCCATAATATTAACTTTGTACCGCAGTAGCAATGTCTCTGTTATTTTGCTGCTACATACCCAAAAATTCAAATTGTTATTTACTATGCTCTTTTTCATCTTTCTGTTTGACTGTTTGTTATGAGATGTTTCAGCCATCAAATTCTTAAATTTTCTtctaatgccactctctgtctgTCTTGCTATTCTTATGCATGTAATCATATCTTATTAAAACTGCAAGAATATATGGTATTAATCTTTTTCACCTCTCTGTTGCTAGGGGACCTTTCTGTCCAAGAACTTGGGATTGCAAAGCTTTCTGGGTTTCGTGAATGGCTTTCCCTCCATCCACTCATAGCAGGATCGGAGAATTCTAAAAAGATGATAATTTTTGCTCATCACCACAAAGTTCTTGATGGAGTACAGGTGCATTTATCCTCATTGGAAGCCACTGTTTATTAAATTCATTTGGCAGCATGTAAAATGGTTGAGTTGTTTTCCTCTTCCTAGATTGTTTGAAATCAGCTATTCCCAACCTCATTTTCTTAGGCCCTTGGTGCATTGATTACCTTAATGTCCAAGTCCCACACCATGAATGTGTAGATTTAATTTCTGACATGAAGTTTGTTTTCTGAACCATTTTAGGAGTTTATATGTGAGAAAGGTGTAGGTTTTGTGCGAATTGATGGAAGTACTCTTCCAAGAGATAGGCAATCAGCAGTAGTAGCATTTCGATCATCATCAGAGGTATTAGCTGTCTTTACAGTTTTTAACCCCGAATTTGTTGTGATGATATCCAGCTCTCTTTTTCCCTCATTTATAatgtttctttgaaattttaaaatttgatacatACTGAATAATAAATACACATAATTTTTTCCCCTTTtgcttaaataaaaatttttatttgtggcACCTGAATTGTGATAACGATCAGCTGACATCTTTTCCCCTTCTTAATTTTCAGTGTTGGTCTATTGGCCTTGGCCAAATTGTGGGCAGGCTTGGAGAGTCATAATTAGTATTACTAGTGGAAAAAATTAACTaatgttgtttaattttttaaatggacactttggatcaaattttaaaaattgtttctTATTTTGGATCGAAGGTATTAAAAATTTATGTGCCTTGTTAAGATTGAGTCTGATGGCCCTCCACATGTTACAAGAACAAAAGAACCATATTGACCATTTTTGTTAACTATTTGCCTTAGTGTTTGTATGCACATATGTGTGGCCTTATTTTTTGTCTGTGTCGTTCAGACAATTGtggacttattttattttattttgttacttaggCCTACTTTGATTTGAGTTATATTTGCATGCCAGGTTAAAATTGCGATAATAGGTATTTTGGCAGCAGGTTTTGGACTTGATTTCTCAACAGCACAAGATGTGGTGTTCTTGGAGCTACCTCAGTGCCCAACTGTAATGCTTCAGGTTCTGTATAATTTACATAATGGTACCGTCTTTATTATATAAATACTATATATATTGAATGGCTTTTTATTTTGTGCTGGATGCTTCATTGTTAACAATGCTGTGACCACATTAAAAGATGACCTTAAAGACAAAGAATGTTAAGTTTGGTGCATCTATGTACAGCTGTTGATGATAACATTATTGCAAAATTGGAGCAGGGGTGAACCAATGAACTGATTAACTGAAAATAGCACTGTGTGGATGCTGAACTAACATACCTATAATGGGACTTAATGTcattgttttttttataatatcgTCCGTAGTTTCACTTGGTGCACAATTTTTTGTCATCAATCTGATGTGTTAATAGTTCTCACCTACCGTATTTCATTTGTGATAGTTACCTTAATTGTGGCAATcacataattttattttagtttattagacTATTCTTATTGATTTTAATGATTCCATCATATGAAGCATATGATGTGCTGGTATTCTTTATACATAAAGGGTATAAGATCTTAAAACGTAAATAAGATGAACCTTTTTGTAGGCcgaggatagagctcatcgacgGGGGCAAAAAAATGCAGTTAATGTATACATATTCTGTGCAAAGGTGATGCTTGGCTCTTATTTTGAAGATTtgaggggaaaaaaaaaaagcttgttGTGGTATGTACCTCTCAAGTAGCATTTTTTCATGTGATCCATCTGCAGGATACCTCGGATGAGTTGCGTTGGAAAAACTTGAATAAAAGTTTGCACCGTGTTTCAAAAACAACAGATGGAAAATATGATGCAATGAAGGAGATAGTGGTATTGTAATTTTGGTTAAAATGCTTTTAGTTGAAGTCACTATCTGATTTTGCTCTTTTAGCATTGGTGGCTGTTAGAAGTTTATTATTTGTCTATTTACTTTTGTATTCTCTTTCACCAACCTCATTTTCCTTTTGGGGATGCGGGGTGGCAGGTTGATGATATTTCTTACTTAGAGACATATTTCAAAACTGATAGTTCTGACGAGCAATCTGCACGTGAAAAGGCATTAGTTGAAACACTGTTGGATAAGAAACCTTCCCCAGTAAATTTAAGTGAATCTGAAGTAAAACAAGATGATAAATCTGATGAGCAGGCTTCTTTTGACAATAACTCAATTTCTACTGCTAATATCACGGTAAGACTTGTGAGTCTTGTAGTATGGGTTTTAAATCGTGTGTGTTACTTTAGCATGGTATTTAGTTGTCTTCTTTTCCCTATTATTTTATGGTAAAGTACAATTGATACATGTAACAAACTCCACCTAGTGGATTAAGGCTTAACAGTTTATttcctatttctattttttactattatattctcGTGGTAGAATAGGATAGTATTGTTTCCTGCATTGATTTTGACAAGGCTTCAGTTATGGATGCAAATTGTAGTCTAGACGTGTTTTATACTGAGGATAGATTGTTTGGGAAGAGTTTTtaagagaaaaatgaaatgaTAGAGGTGAATTGACATTACAGTTTATTTAACAGGGAGGGAATGGCAACATTTTTATTCATGTGTGGTTCCGTGTGTTTGTGAATGGCTAACGATCTCATGTCTTATTTTTCAGGTGCAGGACAAGAAATCAATTCCAACAGTAGAAGCAGATGACATGCAGCCTGACCATCAACTAGAAACAGATGGACATGGGTCTAGTCATGTTGGTTCTCTGCGTTTTGAGGTAACATTTATTGTCATAGTTGTTGATTGATATAAGAATGAGTTGGTTCGTTGACACATTGGTTATTACCCTAAATAATCAAAACAAGGCTCATGCAGTAAGCATGTCTTGAGTGATTTCTGACAATGCTGTAACttgattattactattatttttattattgaaaaaaaatacatGCAACAGTCAGATTTTCACCTTTTATGAAGTATTATCTGATGTTATAGGTGTGTCTACTTACATTAGTTTCAATGGATCCTGCGATAGATACCTAAAGTCCTAAActgatacatatatatatatatatatatatatatatatatatatagagggaaaaaaataaaaagaacagaAGAGGAcaagttaaaagttttaattgGTGCCTGTGTCAATTTTTATCATTGTTATGAATATGGGAATCTTCCTTTGCCCTTCAGGTGAGCCCATACACTGGTAGGATCCACTTGTATTCTTGCGTTTTGGGTACAGATGTAAGACCGCAGCCACTTTATGAAAATTTCCGACCAGAGGAACTTGAGTTGCTATGTCCTGtttctgatgatgagaaaaagaagatagaagttaAATCTGTCAAGGAGAATCCTGTTTATAGGCATTCTCTCATGGAGTTTGCACATGAGTGGAGGAGTTTGAGGCCAATTGAACGCAAGAAGTTACTTGGGAAACCATTACAGCTTCCTTTGGCAGTTGAATTATGCTATTTGAGTGAAAGCAATAACCACAATAACAAGGTTCCCATACTGTATTCCTGAACTCTGTTTTGATGAATATGATAATGTTTTGAATAAACTGTTgatctttgttttttcttttattctgggCTTTTGTGTATGAATATATAACTTAGCAGAAGTGTACAACTGACAGGGGTTATTAAATGGTGGAAGCAAACGACGTATGACACCTTTGGTGGAGGTCTGCCATCCTTTACCCGAAGACGCTGTGTGGAAGAAGGTTTATCTACGAAGTGGCCTTGGTAAGAaggaaaaagaatatactcaaggctGGAGTGTGACTGATGAACCACTGTGTAAGCTTTGTCAAAAGCAGTGCATGTATGTCCTTGACCAATCATATACTCATGTGttgctctttattcactaaatgTTCTTGTCTTTATTCTTTAATAATACTCCACTCTCAGGGGTAAGAATGCCAAGGCACCTGAATTTTTCGAAGACCTGTTTTGTAACCTTGCCTGCTATGAAGAGTATCGCATGAGAACAAGCAACAGATTCTTACGTCAGGTAGTATTAATCATATTCAGATTACAGCTATCTTGTTTTGTTGTCCTGATGTTTCTCTATTTGAAGCCGTagtaggtattttttattttttatttttcctgtcTCTGGGCTACTGTTAATTTGCTGGAGATTATTTGTTCAGGAACTTTTCCAAATTGAACATGGTGTGTGCACAAATTGCCTATTGGACTGCCATAAGCTTGTTGAGCACATAAAACCTTTATCATTGGAAAGGCGACGAGAGTACATTGAGAAAGTAGCACCAAAAGTCGCAAAGCGGAAGAAGATGTGAGTCTATGAAAGTGAAATACCTAATAACAATTCTCTTAAGATGTGAAAGATTGTAGGCTTGTTAGAAGACTTCTCATACAGAACAATGTTAATAAACTTGCTTAATTAGGTTGACACCAACGTTTTTCTGAATCAGTTATTGACTTTCTACAGGCTTGAGAAGCTTGTCAATGATCCAACTGAAGGCAATGCATGGCATGCTGATCATATAATTCCAGTGTATCAAGGCGGAGGTATGATTTACTTGAGAGCTAAAATCCTACCTGCCTAGGAAAAATTATATGTCTACGTTGAGTGATGTGTTTGTTCTGCAAATGAAAATATTTTCTACATTTTGTTTCAGGGTAttgtgttcattcataattcttAAACACTTATTTTGGCATATACTTTAGACTGCAGTTAAAATAATAAACTTGTTCAACGAAGTTTGAATTGGCCTACTGAAAGGCAACATAGAATGATGTGTGTCAACATTTATTTAATCAGTTTTAAACTAATACACCTGTTCAGCCAAGTTTCCAttatttatttttgctaatttttcattttgtttcttaTCTATTACTGTGTTCTATAAGATTTTCACACTGATATGTTGGTTTATGTTATGTCTCTTCACAGGAAAACATTAGATTTagcttttccttgtttttatttttataggtgAATGCAAACTAGAAAATATGAGGACTCTGTGTGTGGCCTGCCATTATGATGTTACCAAAGAACAGTGTGATGAGCGACGCAAAGCAAGAGCAAATGCCAGGAAACACCTAAAATTTGTAATGAATAACCTTAAAAATGGTCTGACGGGCACTACTGTCTCTAATGCTAAGGTATATTGCAAGCATAATTCCATTTTCTGTTGATGCATTTGAGTCAGTTTGCCAGACTGCATTTGTGTAAGTATGGCTGTGCTAGATGCAGGATCTGCATTCAGGTGAAAAAGCTATAATTACTAGTAAAAGGTTATTAATATGACCCAAATATGGAGGTATTTTCATTTCCTAAAATTACACGATACTTAAAAGCTTATAGTATAGCaaacaaatttattaaaaactaatataaaacaGAAATTCTCAAATAAATAACTCAAGTTAGCACAATAATTGTGACTGCAGTAAAACTTGGCTAATATATCCTTTACTGCTATCTATTACTTGATAGTTTATTCATAGATTGCTTTGTAAGTAAATGTCATAGCATATATTCATATTCACATAACTTTTGTATAAAATTCAGGAGCATGAGGCACAGGAAGGAGATAAGCTCTTTATCAATGTCCCTGGAAGTGCATATTCTCTAGCTGATCCCTCAGAAAGTggaaaa is a window encoding:
- the LOC112782947 gene encoding uncharacterized protein translates to MGLTEEQRQQIEANRQAALAKRKAFLESQQQQQQQLLFKCQKLSHSRYSSSTSKPALIPKFVARLEICSPDSFSVVPIPSDDDTFSALNGLLSDLLPSHFTQISTAVADASVYHLSDYLRVLNCLKAASHQIADVEDIPWNTLKAVETMMLASGGGGTWTPTRPEHLTDEQVEDLIAKLPRSLVDALMPFQLDGIRFGLRRGGRCLIADDMGLGKTLQAIAIAGCFMHEGPILVVCPAVLRFSWAEELERWLPCCLPADIHVVFGHQDNPVHLTRCPRVVVISYTMLNRLKKNMIEREWALLIVDESHHVRCTKKAKESGETQAVLDVATKVKHIVLLSGTPSLSRPFDIFHQINMLWPGLLGTNKREFAKTYCDMKFFMGIQGKVFADYSKGIRLVELNVLLKQTVMIRRLKEHVMLQLPPKRRQIIRLLLKKSDIVAAKTAVGALTIDDPERASEDMPLGNSDEVDGDLSVQELGIAKLSGFREWLSLHPLIAGSENSKKMIIFAHHHKVLDGVQEFICEKGVGFVRIDGSTLPRDRQSAVVAFRSSSEVKIAIIGILAAGFGLDFSTAQDVVFLELPQCPTVMLQAEDRAHRRGQKNAVNVYIFCAKDTSDELRWKNLNKSLHRVSKTTDGKYDAMKEIVVDDISYLETYFKTDSSDEQSAREKALVETLLDKKPSPVNLSESEVKQDDKSDEQASFDNNSISTANITVQDKKSIPTVEADDMQPDHQLETDGHGSSHVGSLRFEVSPYTGRIHLYSCVLGTDVRPQPLYENFRPEELELLCPVSDDEKKKIEVKSVKENPVYRHSLMEFAHEWRSLRPIERKKLLGKPLQLPLAVELCYLSESNNHNNKGLLNGGSKRRMTPLVEVCHPLPEDAVWKKVYLRSGLGKKEKEYTQGWSVTDEPLCKLCQKQCMGKNAKAPEFFEDLFCNLACYEEYRMRTSNRFLRQELFQIEHGVCTNCLLDCHKLVEHIKPLSLERRREYIEKVAPKVAKRKKMLEKLVNDPTEGNAWHADHIIPVYQGGGECKLENMRTLCVACHYDVTKEQCDERRKARANARKHLKFVMNNLKNGLTGTTVSNAKEHEAQEGDKLFINVPGSAYSLADPSESGKH